One genomic segment of Fusobacterium nucleatum includes these proteins:
- a CDS encoding replication initiator protein A, whose translation MKKEKSIENKNKEVVEIIETENFEVSKTGSLADDLMQFENINDIKIENKEVSDIEVQEIYIRETGNYLNLHENFINIPIEMIYFPFFTPQKQNKRINFKYTFEDLGVTMYSTLIPKDKKDKVFQPSIFEEKIYTFLISMYQEKTNKKIDDSEVAIEFEISDFIVNFLGNKMNRAYYSKVEQALKNLKNTIYQFEISNHTKFGKNKFEDSSFQLLNYQKLKVGKKTFYRVVLNKNIVNKIKSKRYIKYNTKNLLEIMVKDPIASRIYKYISKIRYKNNKGEINVRTLAAIIPLKIEQRVERIVKNGVKEYYLNRMKPVLTRILKAFEVLLELKYLISFEEIYKKDENTYYIAYVFNKERDGDCHVSEFVKKTDKNIVKENLDGVEELIDVDADIEYQDNIEYLIKKAKENPKISVKWNAWVDKKIKKILNEDGEEMLKRVLNILIHMDKNIEIGLPNYISGILKNIGGKGSRKVKNINMTIFENVSKGKGLKNKSQIKQARKKGMERISNFKEIMSENNFLENKSETKTEKLLLEGKILNSDLEMNDTVDNVGEKNLEEILSHFDKKIRNEIEEKALEKIKKEIDNSNIDVILNVKKFSKTMYYKMIGTTIMEILKSEYQEMLEKINKNDK comes from the coding sequence ATGAAAAAAGAAAAAAGTATAGAAAATAAAAACAAAGAAGTAGTTGAAATTATAGAAACAGAAAATTTTGAAGTTTCAAAAACAGGTTCTCTTGCAGATGATTTAATGCAATTTGAAAATATTAATGATATAAAAATTGAAAATAAAGAAGTTTCAGATATTGAAGTTCAAGAAATATATATAAGAGAAACAGGAAATTATTTAAATTTACATGAAAATTTTATAAATATTCCTATTGAAATGATTTACTTTCCATTTTTTACTCCACAAAAACAAAATAAAAGAATAAATTTTAAATATACTTTTGAAGACTTAGGAGTAACTATGTATAGTACACTTATTCCTAAGGATAAAAAAGATAAAGTTTTTCAACCTTCTATCTTTGAAGAAAAAATTTATACATTTTTAATTTCTATGTATCAGGAAAAAACAAATAAAAAAATTGATGATAGTGAAGTTGCTATAGAATTTGAAATTTCAGATTTTATAGTTAATTTCTTAGGAAATAAAATGAATAGAGCTTATTATTCTAAGGTTGAGCAAGCTTTAAAAAATTTAAAAAATACTATTTATCAATTTGAAATATCAAATCACACAAAATTTGGAAAAAATAAATTTGAGGATAGTTCATTTCAACTTTTAAATTATCAAAAATTAAAAGTGGGTAAAAAAACTTTTTATAGAGTAGTATTAAATAAAAATATTGTAAATAAAATAAAAAGCAAAAGATATATAAAATATAACACAAAAAATTTACTTGAAATTATGGTAAAAGACCCAATAGCTTCAAGAATATATAAATATATAAGTAAAATAAGATATAAAAATAATAAAGGTGAAATAAATGTCAGAACTTTGGCTGCTATAATTCCCTTGAAAATAGAACAAAGAGTTGAAAGAATAGTAAAAAATGGGGTTAAAGAATATTATCTAAACAGAATGAAACCTGTTTTGACTAGAATTTTAAAAGCTTTTGAAGTTTTATTAGAATTAAAATATTTAATAAGTTTTGAAGAAATATATAAAAAAGATGAAAATACCTATTATATAGCTTATGTTTTTAATAAAGAAAGAGATGGAGATTGTCATGTATCTGAATTTGTTAAAAAGACTGATAAAAATATTGTAAAAGAAAATTTAGATGGTGTTGAAGAATTAATTGATGTGGATGCAGATATAGAATATCAAGATAATATAGAATATTTGATAAAAAAAGCTAAAGAAAATCCAAAAATTTCAGTGAAATGGAATGCTTGGGTAGATAAAAAGATTAAAAAGATTTTAAATGAAGATGGAGAAGAAATGTTAAAAAGAGTTTTAAACATTCTTATTCATATGGACAAAAATATAGAAATAGGTTTACCTAATTATATAAGTGGAATATTAAAGAATATTGGTGGAAAAGGTAGCAGAAAAGTAAAGAATATTAATATGACTATCTTTGAAAATGTCAGCAAAGGTAAAGGATTAAAAAATAAAAGTCAAATAAAACAAGCAAGAAAAAAAGGTATGGAAAGAATTTCAAACTTTAAAGAAATTATGAGTGAAAATAATTTTTTAGAAAATAAATCTGAAACTAAAACTGAAAAATTATTATTGGAAGGAAAAATTTTAAATTCTGATTTAGAAATGAATGATACTGTTGACAACGTAGGTGAAAAAAATTTAGAAGAAATTTTATCTCATTTTGATAAAAAAATAAGAAATGAAATTGAAGAAAAAGCTTTAGAAAAAATAAAAAAAGAAATAGACAATAGTAATATAGATGTTATATTAAATGTAAAAAAATTTAGTAAAACTATGTATTATAAAATGATAGGTACAACTATAATGGAAATATTAAAGAGTGAATATCAAGAAATGCTTGAAAAAATAAACAAAAATGACAAATAA
- the yaaA gene encoding S4 domain-containing protein YaaA has product MKNIEKVKISTEFIKLDQFLKWLAVVDSGSDAKQVILDGKVKVNDEIETRRGRKIYPEYKVEIFDKIYVVE; this is encoded by the coding sequence ATGAAAAATATAGAAAAAGTAAAAATATCAACAGAATTTATTAAACTTGATCAGTTTTTAAAATGGCTTGCTGTTGTGGATAGTGGTTCTGATGCAAAACAAGTTATTTTAGATGGTAAAGTTAAAGTTAATGATGAGATAGAAACAAGAAGAGGAAGAAAAATTTACCCTGAATATAAGGTTGAAATCTTCGATAAAATTTATGTTGTGGAATAA
- the recF gene encoding DNA replication/repair protein RecF (All proteins in this family for which functions are known are DNA-binding proteins that assist the filamentation of RecA onto DNA for the initiation of recombination or recombinational repair.): protein MKIFNISYLNFRNLENTSIDLSDKINVFYGKNAQGKTSLLEAIYYSSTGISFKTKKTSEMIKYNFDEFISSISYQDYIANNKISVRFKNIAGAKKEFFFNKKRISQTDFYGKINIIAYIPEDIILINGSPKHRRDFFDIEISQIDKEYLTNLKNYDKLLKIRNKYLKENKRNSEEFAIYEKEFIKYASYIIFTRIEYVKSLSIILNLQYRKLFNIAQELNLKYETSLDKTAKVTVEMIQESLKKEILQKKYQEDRYKFSLVGPHKDDYKFLLNGHEAKISASQGEKKSIIFSLKLSEIEIIKKNRKENPVVIIDDITSYFDEDRRKSILDFFNKRDIQVLISSTDKLDIEAKNFYVEKGIIEDESNVNK, encoded by the coding sequence TTGAAAATATTTAATATCAGTTATTTGAATTTTAGAAATTTAGAAAATACTTCAATAGACTTGTCTGATAAGATAAATGTTTTCTATGGAAAAAATGCACAGGGGAAAACAAGTCTTTTGGAAGCAATTTATTATAGTTCCACAGGTATAAGTTTTAAGACAAAAAAAACCTCAGAGATGATAAAATATAATTTTGATGAATTTATATCTTCAATTTCATATCAAGATTATATTGCAAATAATAAGATTTCTGTTAGATTTAAAAATATAGCTGGTGCAAAAAAAGAATTTTTCTTTAATAAAAAAAGAATTAGTCAGACAGATTTTTATGGAAAAATAAATATTATTGCCTATATACCTGAGGATATAATTCTTATCAATGGTTCTCCTAAACATAGAAGAGATTTCTTTGATATTGAAATTTCTCAAATAGATAAAGAGTATTTAACTAATCTTAAAAATTATGATAAGTTGCTAAAAATTAGAAATAAATATTTAAAAGAGAATAAGAGAAATAGTGAAGAATTTGCTATTTATGAGAAAGAATTTATAAAATATGCCTCTTATATAATTTTTACAAGAATAGAATATGTAAAAAGTCTTTCAATAATATTAAACTTACAATATAGAAAACTTTTTAATATAGCACAAGAACTAAATCTAAAATATGAAACCAGTTTAGATAAAACTGCAAAAGTAACTGTTGAAATGATACAGGAAAGCCTAAAAAAAGAAATTTTACAAAAAAAGTATCAAGAGGATAGATATAAATTTTCACTTGTAGGACCACATAAAGATGATTATAAATTTCTTTTAAATGGGCATGAAGCTAAGATTTCTGCTTCACAAGGTGAAAAAAAATCTATAATATTTTCTTTAAAACTTTCAGAAATTGAAATAATAAAGAAAAATAGAAAAGAAAATCCAGTTGTTATTATTGATGATATAACATCATATTTTGATGAAGATAGAAGAAAATCAATATTAGATTTTTTCAATAAAAGAGATATACAGGTTTTGATAAGTTCAACTGATAAATTGGATATAGAGGCTAAGAATTTCTACGTTGAAAAAGGAATTATAGAAGATGAAAGTAATGTCAATAAGTGA
- the gyrB gene encoding DNA topoisomerase (ATP-hydrolyzing) subunit B: MSYEAQNITVLEGLEAVRKRPGMYIGTTSERGLHHLVWEIVDNSVDEALAGYCDKIEVKILPENIIEVVDNGRGIPTDIHPKYGKSALEIVLTVLHAGGKFENDNYKVSGGLHGVGVSVVNALSEWLEVEVRKAGVVHYQKYHRGKPEEDVKIIGSCDESEHGTIVRFKADGEIFETLIYNYFTLSNRLKELAYLNKGLTIILSDLRKEEKKEETYKFDGGILDFLNEIVKEDTTIIEKPFYVSSEQDNVGVDVTFTYTTSQNEVIYSFVNNINTHEGGTHVQGFRTALTKVINDVGKAQGLLKDKDGKLMGNDIREGVVGIVSTKIPQPQFEGQTKGKLGNSEVSGIVNTIVSSSLKIFLEDNPNITKIIIEKILNSKKAREAAQKARELVLRKSVLEVGSLPGKLADCTSKKAEECEIFIVEGDSAGGSAKQGRDRYNQAILPLRGKIINVEKAGLHKSLESSEIRAMVTAFGTSIGETFDIAKLRYGKIILMTDADVDGAHIRTLILTFLYRYMIDLIYAGNVYIACPPLYKVSSGKQIIYAYNDLELKNVLGQMNQDNKKYTIQRYKGLGEMNPEQLWETTMNPDGRLLLKVSIDNAREADMLFDKLMGDKVEPRREFIEEHAEYVKNIDI; this comes from the coding sequence ATGAGTTATGAAGCACAGAATATAACAGTTCTGGAAGGATTGGAAGCTGTTAGAAAAAGACCAGGAATGTATATAGGAACAACATCAGAAAGAGGACTACACCATTTGGTATGGGAAATAGTAGATAATTCTGTTGATGAAGCTTTGGCTGGATATTGTGATAAGATAGAAGTAAAAATTCTTCCAGAGAATATTATTGAAGTTGTAGACAATGGAAGAGGAATTCCTACTGATATACATCCTAAATATGGAAAATCTGCATTGGAAATAGTTTTAACAGTTTTACATGCTGGTGGAAAATTTGAAAATGATAACTATAAAGTTTCAGGGGGACTACATGGAGTTGGAGTTTCTGTTGTTAATGCTCTTTCTGAATGGCTTGAAGTAGAAGTTAGAAAAGCTGGAGTTGTACATTATCAAAAATATCATAGAGGAAAACCAGAAGAAGATGTTAAAATTATTGGCTCTTGTGATGAAAGTGAACATGGTACAATAGTAAGATTTAAAGCAGATGGAGAAATTTTTGAAACATTGATATATAATTATTTCACTCTTTCAAATAGATTAAAAGAACTAGCCTATTTAAATAAAGGTTTAACTATAATTCTTTCAGATTTGAGAAAAGAAGAAAAGAAGGAAGAAACATATAAATTTGATGGTGGAATTTTAGATTTTTTAAATGAAATAGTAAAAGAAGATACAACTATTATAGAAAAACCTTTTTATGTTTCATCTGAGCAGGATAATGTTGGAGTAGATGTAACATTTACTTATACAACTTCACAAAATGAAGTAATTTATTCTTTTGTTAATAATATCAATACTCATGAAGGAGGAACACATGTTCAAGGTTTTAGAACTGCACTTACAAAAGTTATAAATGATGTAGGAAAAGCACAAGGTTTACTAAAAGATAAAGATGGTAAACTTATGGGAAATGATATAAGAGAAGGGGTTGTAGGAATAGTTTCTACAAAGATACCACAACCTCAATTTGAAGGACAAACCAAGGGTAAACTTGGAAATTCAGAAGTATCTGGAATAGTAAATACCATTGTTTCAAGTAGTTTAAAAATATTCTTAGAAGATAACCCTAACATAACGAAAATTATAATTGAAAAGATATTAAATTCTAAAAAAGCAAGAGAAGCTGCACAAAAAGCAAGAGAACTTGTTTTAAGAAAATCTGTTTTAGAAGTTGGTTCTTTACCAGGTAAATTAGCAGATTGTACTTCTAAAAAAGCAGAAGAATGTGAAATCTTTATAGTTGAAGGAGATTCAGCTGGAGGTTCTGCAAAACAAGGTAGAGATAGATATAATCAGGCTATATTGCCACTTAGAGGTAAAATTATAAATGTTGAAAAAGCAGGATTACATAAATCTTTGGAAAGTTCTGAAATAAGAGCTATGGTTACTGCATTTGGAACAAGTATAGGAGAAACTTTTGATATAGCTAAATTGAGATATGGAAAGATAATTCTTATGACAGATGCCGATGTTGATGGTGCTCATATTAGAACATTGATTTTAACTTTTTTGTATAGATATATGATAGATTTAATTTATGCGGGAAATGTATATATTGCTTGTCCTCCATTATATAAGGTGTCATCAGGAAAACAAATAATTTATGCTTATAATGATTTAGAATTAAAGAATGTTTTAGGACAAATGAATCAAGATAATAAAAAATATACTATTCAAAGATATAAAGGTCTTGGAGAAATGAATCCAGAACAACTTTGGGAAACAACAATGAACCCAGATGGAAGATTACTTCTAAAAGTTTCAATAGATAATGCAAGAGAAGCAGATATGCTTTTTGATAAACTTATGGGAGATAAGGTTGAACCAAGAAGAGAATTTATAGAAGAACATGCAGAATATGTAAAAAATATAGATATATAA
- the gyrA gene encoding DNA gyrase subunit A — MSNVDNRYIEEELKESYLDYSMSVIVSRALPDVRDGLKPVHRRILFAMNEMGMTNDKPFKKSARIVGEVLGKYHPHGDSAVYGTMVRMAQDFNYRYLLVEGHGNFGSIDGDSAAAMRYTEARMEKITAELLEDIDKDTIDWRKNFDDSLDEPTVLPAKLPNLLLNGAIGIAVGMATNIPPHNLGELIDGILAIIDNKDIEILELMNYIKGPDFPTGAIIDGRAGIIDAYKTGRGKIKVRGKVNIEELKNGKSNIIVSEIPYQLNKANLIEKIANLVKEKKITEISDLRDESNREGIRILIEVKKGEEPELVLNKLYKYTDLQTTFGVIMLSLVNNVPRVLNLKEMLNEYIKHRFDVITRRTAFDLDKAEKRAHILKGYQIALENIDRIIELIRASSDGTVAREQLIEKYAFTDIQARSILDMKLQRLTGLEREKIDTEFKEIETLIKELREVLEDNNKIYEIMKKELLELKEKYNDKRRTTIEEERMEILPEDLIKDEEIIITYTNKGYVKRIEASKYKAQRRGGKGVSALNTIEDDYAEKIISASTLDTIMVFTDKGKVYNIRAYEIPDLSKQSRGRLLSNIINLSEGEKVRDTLVIKEFSPEKEVVFITKNGLIKKTSLGEFKNINNSGLIAIKTREDDDIIFVGLIEDVNKEEILIATHDGYCTRFLTDTIRATGRSTQGVKAITLREGDTVVSAMLIKNPETDILTITENGYGKRTSLDEYPQYNRGGKGVINLKASEKTGKVVSVLEVTEDEELMCITSNGIVIRTSISEISRIGRATQGVRIMKVADDEKVAAITKIKKEEELED; from the coding sequence ATGTCAAATGTTGATAACAGATATATTGAAGAAGAGTTAAAAGAATCTTACTTGGATTACTCAATGAGTGTTATAGTAAGTAGAGCATTACCAGATGTAAGAGACGGATTAAAACCTGTTCATAGAAGAATTTTATTTGCAATGAATGAAATGGGAATGACTAATGATAAACCATTTAAGAAATCTGCCAGAATAGTTGGGGAAGTTCTAGGTAAGTATCACCCTCATGGAGATTCAGCAGTATATGGAACAATGGTAAGAATGGCACAAGATTTCAATTACAGATATTTACTTGTTGAAGGACATGGAAACTTTGGTTCTATTGATGGAGATTCAGCAGCAGCAATGAGATATACAGAAGCTAGAATGGAAAAAATAACTGCTGAATTATTAGAAGATATAGATAAAGATACTATTGATTGGAGAAAAAACTTTGATGATTCCTTAGATGAACCAACAGTATTGCCTGCTAAGCTGCCAAATTTATTATTAAATGGAGCAATAGGAATAGCTGTAGGTATGGCAACTAATATACCTCCTCACAATTTAGGAGAATTAATTGATGGAATATTAGCAATTATAGATAATAAAGATATAGAGATTTTAGAGCTTATGAACTATATCAAAGGACCAGATTTTCCAACAGGGGCTATAATAGATGGTAGAGCTGGAATTATAGATGCCTATAAAACTGGTAGAGGAAAAATAAAAGTAAGAGGAAAAGTAAATATAGAAGAATTAAAAAATGGAAAATCAAATATAATAGTAAGTGAGATTCCATATCAATTAAATAAAGCTAATTTAATTGAAAAAATTGCTAATTTAGTTAAAGAAAAGAAAATAACTGAAATTTCAGATTTAAGAGATGAATCAAATAGAGAAGGAATAAGAATTTTAATTGAAGTAAAAAAAGGTGAAGAACCTGAACTAGTTTTAAATAAACTATATAAATATACTGATTTACAAACTACTTTTGGAGTTATAATGCTTTCTTTGGTTAATAATGTACCAAGAGTTTTAAACCTAAAAGAGATGTTAAATGAATATATCAAACATAGATTTGATGTTATAACAAGAAGAACTGCATTTGATTTGGATAAAGCAGAAAAGAGAGCTCATATTTTAAAAGGTTATCAAATAGCATTAGAAAATATTGATAGAATAATTGAGCTTATTAGAGCATCTTCTGATGGTACAGTTGCTAGAGAACAATTAATAGAAAAATATGCTTTCACAGATATTCAAGCTAGGTCAATACTTGATATGAAATTACAAAGATTGACAGGTCTAGAAAGAGAAAAAATAGATACAGAATTTAAAGAAATAGAAACTCTAATAAAAGAATTGAGAGAAGTTCTTGAAGATAACAATAAAATATATGAAATTATGAAAAAAGAATTGTTAGAACTTAAAGAAAAATATAATGATAAAAGAAGAACAACAATTGAAGAAGAAAGAATGGAAATTCTTCCAGAAGATTTAATAAAAGATGAAGAAATAATTATTACATATACTAATAAAGGTTATGTAAAAAGAATAGAAGCAAGTAAGTATAAAGCACAAAGAAGAGGGGGAAAAGGAGTTTCTGCATTAAATACAATAGAAGATGATTATGCAGAAAAAATCATCTCTGCTTCAACTCTTGATACAATAATGGTTTTCACAGATAAAGGAAAGGTGTATAATATAAGAGCCTATGAAATTCCAGATTTATCTAAACAATCAAGAGGAAGACTACTAAGCAATATAATCAATCTCTCAGAAGGTGAAAAAGTTAGAGATACTCTAGTTATAAAAGAATTTTCACCTGAAAAGGAAGTTGTATTTATAACTAAAAATGGTTTAATAAAGAAAACTTCACTTGGAGAATTTAAAAATATTAATAATTCAGGTTTAATTGCTATAAAAACAAGAGAAGATGATGATATTATCTTTGTTGGACTTATAGAAGATGTTAATAAGGAAGAAATCTTAATAGCTACTCATGATGGATATTGTACAAGATTTTTAACTGATACAATAAGAGCTACTGGAAGAAGTACACAAGGTGTTAAAGCAATAACTCTTAGAGAAGGAGATACTGTTGTTTCAGCTATGCTTATAAAAAATCCTGAAACAGATATATTAACTATAACTGAAAATGGATATGGAAAGAGAACAAGCCTTGATGAATATCCTCAATATAACAGAGGTGGAAAAGGAGTTATAAATCTAAAAGCTAGTGAAAAAACTGGTAAGGTTGTTTCAGTATTAGAAGTTACTGAAGATGAAGAACTTATGTGTATAACTTCTAATGGAATAGTTATTAGAACATCTATAAGTGAAATTTCTCGTATTGGTAGAGCAACACAAGGTGTTAGAATAATGAAGGTTGCAGATGATGAAAAAGTTGCAGCTATTACAAAAATTAAAAAAGAAGAAGAGTTAGAAGATTAG
- a CDS encoding metallophosphoesterase, which translates to MKKILVLSDSHSYFDKVLKIFEKEKPDIVIGAGDGIKDIEELSYIYPKAEYYMVKGNCDYFDRNHNEEKLFEIDNIKIFLTHGHLYGVKRSLSSIKEIGKKSNASLIVFGHTHKPYIEKDGDMTLFNPGATEDGRYGIIILEKGNIELIHKQL; encoded by the coding sequence ATGAAGAAAATTCTAGTCTTATCAGATTCACATTCATACTTTGATAAGGTTCTAAAAATTTTTGAAAAAGAAAAACCAGATATTGTTATAGGAGCTGGTGATGGAATTAAAGATATAGAAGAATTGTCTTATATCTATCCAAAAGCAGAATACTATATGGTAAAAGGAAATTGTGATTATTTTGATAGAAATCACAATGAAGAAAAACTTTTTGAGATAGATAACATAAAAATATTTTTAACTCATGGACATCTTTATGGTGTAAAAAGAAGTCTAAGTTCTATAAAAGAAATTGGAAAAAAGTCAAATGCTTCACTTATTGTATTTGGTCATACTCATAAGCCATATATTGAAAAAGATGGAGATATGACTTTATTTAATCCAGGTGCAACAGAGGATGGCAGATACGGTATTATTATTTTAGAAAAGGGCAATATAGAATTAATTCATAAGCAATTATAG
- the pheS gene encoding phenylalanine--tRNA ligase subunit alpha: MKEEILKVKEEIQNYIKESKTLQRLEEIRVNYMGKKGIFTELSKKMKDLSAEERPKIGQIINEVKEKINSLLDERNKALKEKELNERLESEIIDISLPGTKYNYGTIHPINETMELMKNIFSKMGFDIVDGPEIETIEYNFDALNIPKTHPSRDLTDTFYLNDSIVLRTQTSPVQIRYMLEHGTPFRMICPGKVYRPDYDISHTPMFHQMEGLVVGKDISFADLKGILTHFVKEVFGDRKVRFRPHFFPFTEPSAEMDVECMICHGDGCRLCKESGWIEIMGCGMVDPEVLKYVGLNPDEVNGFAFGVGIERVTMLRHGIGDLRAFFENDMRFLKQFK, from the coding sequence ATGAAAGAAGAGATTCTAAAAGTTAAGGAAGAAATACAAAACTACATAAAAGAATCTAAAACTCTTCAAAGACTTGAAGAAATTAGAGTGAATTATATGGGGAAAAAAGGAATTTTTACAGAATTATCTAAGAAAATGAAAGATCTTTCTGCTGAAGAAAGACCTAAGATTGGGCAGATAATAAATGAAGTTAAAGAAAAAATAAATAGCCTATTAGATGAAAGAAACAAGGCTCTAAAAGAAAAAGAACTAAATGAAAGATTAGAAAGTGAAATAATTGATATTAGTTTACCAGGAACAAAATACAATTATGGAACTATACATCCTATCAATGAAACAATGGAGCTTATGAAAAATATCTTTTCAAAAATGGGCTTTGATATTGTTGATGGACCAGAAATAGAAACTATTGAATATAATTTTGATGCTTTAAATATTCCAAAGACACACCCATCAAGAGATTTAACAGATACATTCTATTTGAATGATTCTATTGTTCTAAGAACTCAAACATCACCAGTTCAAATAAGATATATGCTTGAACATGGTACACCATTTAGAATGATTTGCCCTGGAAAAGTGTACAGACCAGATTATGATATATCACATACACCAATGTTTCATCAAATGGAAGGTTTGGTTGTTGGAAAAGATATATCATTTGCAGATTTAAAAGGAATCTTAACTCACTTTGTTAAAGAAGTTTTTGGAGATAGAAAAGTAAGATTTAGACCACATTTTTTCCCATTCACAGAACCAAGTGCTGAAATGGATGTAGAATGTATGATTTGTCATGGAGATGGTTGTAGACTTTGTAAAGAAAGTGGTTGGATAGAAATAATGGGTTGTGGAATGGTAGATCCAGAAGTTTTAAAATATGTAGGACTTAATCCAGATGAGGTAAATGGTTTTGCTTTTGGAGTTGGAATAGAGCGTGTAACTATGCTTAGACATGGTATTGGAGACTTGAGAGCATTTTTTGAAAATGATATGAGATTTTTAAAACAATTCAAGTAA